A stretch of the Filimonas lacunae genome encodes the following:
- the recQ gene encoding DNA helicase RecQ — translation MATSTKKSSSGATPAKGKTTISPKKTTTPKARPVKEGEALEHSYDIHAAIQEHFGFSQFKGRQIEAINSLLNGNDTFVIMPTGGGKSLCYQLPAMILEGCAIVVSPLIALMKNQVDLVRGYSEKDNVAHFLNSSLNKAQVREVKDDLLAGKTKLLYVAPETLTKQENLEFFSDLKISFFAVDEAHCISEWGHDFRPEYRRLREMMEIINPDIPMIALTATATPKVQSDILKNLGLREPAVLVSSFNRTNLYYEIQPKIKKEQTVKSIVRFISQNKGKSGIIYTLNRKTTEELAEVLVANNIKAVAYHAGLDAKLRADRQDQFLNEDVQVIVATIAFGMGIDKPDIRFVIHFNIPKSIENYYQETGRAGRDGLEGKCILYYSHKDVAKLEHLMRDKPLSEREVGAQLINETVAYAESAVCRRKILLHYFGEEWDTVNCGNCDNCLNAKEKVEAKEEAVKVLKAVTALDERFPAEYVINVLIGKLTPQISMFRHEGLPAFGTGKDRDEHFWNSLIRQLLLENMIRKDIEEYGLLKMAPAGEKFLKKPASFKIVLNNLFEDANEDDDEAEKGGGGAGATDDKLFEMLKELRQKEAKKKGLPPFVIFLESSLQDMATMFPTTIQELEKCSGVSKGKAARYGKPFIDIIERYVEENNIEKPDDFVMKSVANKSSNKIYIIQNVDKKIPLETIARNKDLRLDALLEEMETIVASGTKLNLDYAIDDILDDDEQDEIMDYFRNCETSSLQLALEELSDGNYNWEQVKIMRIKFLCEYGN, via the coding sequence ATGGCAACAAGTACTAAAAAATCGTCTTCCGGCGCAACCCCGGCGAAGGGTAAGACAACAATATCCCCTAAAAAAACCACTACCCCAAAGGCCAGGCCAGTAAAAGAAGGCGAAGCCTTGGAACACAGCTACGACATTCACGCTGCTATTCAGGAACATTTTGGTTTTAGCCAGTTCAAAGGCCGGCAAATAGAAGCCATCAACAGCTTACTCAACGGCAATGATACTTTTGTAATTATGCCAACCGGCGGTGGTAAAAGTCTTTGCTACCAGTTACCGGCCATGATTTTGGAAGGTTGCGCCATCGTTGTTAGCCCATTGATTGCTTTGATGAAAAACCAGGTAGACCTGGTGCGTGGATACAGCGAAAAAGACAACGTAGCGCATTTTTTAAACTCCTCTTTAAATAAAGCACAGGTTAGGGAAGTAAAAGACGATTTACTTGCCGGCAAAACCAAGTTATTATATGTAGCCCCTGAAACTTTGACCAAACAGGAAAACCTGGAATTTTTCAGCGACTTAAAGATTTCTTTTTTTGCGGTAGACGAAGCACACTGTATTTCGGAATGGGGTCACGATTTCCGTCCTGAATACAGACGCCTGCGTGAAATGATGGAGATTATCAACCCGGATATTCCCATGATTGCACTGACAGCAACGGCTACTCCTAAAGTGCAGAGTGATATTTTAAAAAACCTGGGCTTACGCGAACCGGCTGTTTTAGTGTCTTCTTTCAACAGAACCAACCTGTATTACGAGATACAGCCTAAAATAAAGAAAGAACAAACCGTAAAAAGCATTGTTCGTTTCATTTCTCAGAACAAAGGCAAAAGCGGTATTATTTATACGCTCAACCGGAAAACTACGGAGGAGCTGGCGGAGGTGCTGGTTGCTAACAACATTAAAGCGGTTGCCTACCACGCTGGTTTGGATGCCAAACTTCGTGCTGACAGACAAGACCAGTTTTTAAACGAAGATGTTCAGGTAATTGTAGCTACCATCGCTTTTGGGATGGGTATTGACAAACCAGATATCCGCTTCGTAATCCATTTCAACATTCCTAAGTCTATCGAAAACTACTACCAGGAAACTGGTCGTGCTGGTCGTGATGGCTTAGAAGGCAAGTGTATCTTATATTATTCTCATAAAGATGTGGCTAAACTGGAACACCTGATGCGCGATAAGCCGTTGAGCGAACGCGAAGTTGGCGCCCAGTTAATTAATGAAACAGTGGCTTATGCAGAAAGCGCTGTTTGTCGCAGGAAGATATTGTTACACTACTTTGGGGAAGAATGGGACACAGTGAACTGTGGAAATTGTGATAACTGTTTGAATGCCAAAGAAAAAGTAGAAGCTAAAGAGGAAGCGGTAAAAGTATTGAAAGCGGTAACCGCTTTAGACGAGCGCTTCCCTGCTGAATATGTGATCAATGTTTTAATTGGAAAACTGACTCCGCAAATCAGCATGTTCCGTCACGAAGGCTTGCCTGCTTTCGGTACTGGTAAGGATAGAGACGAACATTTCTGGAACAGCCTTATCAGGCAACTGTTGCTGGAAAACATGATTCGCAAAGACATTGAAGAATATGGTTTGCTGAAAATGGCTCCGGCTGGTGAGAAATTCCTGAAAAAACCGGCTTCTTTTAAAATAGTGTTGAACAACCTGTTTGAAGATGCCAATGAAGACGACGACGAAGCCGAAAAAGGTGGCGGCGGTGCCGGTGCTACAGATGACAAGCTGTTTGAAATGCTGAAAGAGCTTCGTCAGAAAGAAGCAAAAAAGAAAGGTTTACCTCCGTTTGTCATCTTCCTGGAATCATCCCTGCAGGACATGGCCACTATGTTCCCGACTACTATACAGGAACTGGAAAAATGTTCTGGTGTAAGTAAAGGAAAGGCCGCCCGTTACGGTAAACCGTTTATTGATATTATTGAGCGCTATGTAGAAGAAAACAACATAGAAAAGCCAGACGATTTTGTAATGAAGTCGGTAGCTAACAAAAGCAGTAACAAAATCTACATTATCCAAAACGTAGATAAAAAGATACCGCTGGAAACTATTGCCCGTAACAAAGACCTGCGCTTAGATGCTTTATTGGAAGAAATGGAAACCATTGTAGCCAGTGGCACCAAACTGAACCTGGATTACGCCATTGACGATATTCTGGACGATGATGAGCAGGACGAGATTATGGATTACTTCCGTAATTGCGAAACCTCTTCTCTGCAACTGGCCCTGGAAGAATTATCAGACGGTAACTATAACTGGGAGCAGGTTAAAATAATGAGGATCAAGTTTTTATGTGAATACGGAAACTAA
- a CDS encoding ExbD/TolR family protein produces MAELMQQPGKKTKGRMAKKSTRVDLTPMVDLGFLLITFFIFTTTMSSSMAMKITVPDEKPTKQPSVISEEKTVQLILEGDNKIAYYFGADSAHTSHTTFAPDGLRNVLLEKRKDMAAHHHQPKELVVIIKPTNQSNYKNMVDVLDEMLINQIDKYVLLTN; encoded by the coding sequence ATGGCTGAATTAATGCAACAACCCGGAAAAAAGACAAAAGGCAGAATGGCTAAAAAATCAACCCGAGTAGACCTTACACCTATGGTAGACCTAGGTTTCCTGCTTATTACGTTTTTCATCTTTACCACTACCATGTCCAGTTCAATGGCCATGAAAATAACGGTACCGGATGAAAAACCAACGAAACAACCTTCCGTAATATCTGAAGAAAAAACTGTTCAATTGATTTTAGAAGGAGATAATAAGATCGCTTATTACTTTGGAGCAGACAGCGCACATACTTCTCATACTACTTTCGCACCGGACGGACTGCGCAATGTTTTACTGGAAAAAAGGAAGGATATGGCAGCACATCATCATCAACCGAAGGAATTAGTGGTGATTATAAAACCTACCAATCAATCTAATTACAAGAACATGGTAGATGTATTAGACGAGATGTTGATAAATCAAATTGACAAATATGTGTTGCTGACGAACTAA